The uncultured Mailhella sp. genome segment CGTCGTAGGGCACGAGGGACACCGTTTTTTCGTCGCCGGGTTCAAAGCGGATGGCCGTGGTGGAAGGAATGTTCAGGCGCATGCCGTAGGCGGCGGCGCGATCGAATTCCAGCGCGCGGTTGACCTCGAAGAAGTGAAAATGGGAACCAACCTGAATGGGACGGTCGCCGGTATTGCGCACCTTGAGGGTGATGGAAGGCCGGGACTCGTTGAACGTGATGGGGTCGGCGGCGAAAATGCATCCGCCGACGGGAGCCTTGGGCGAATCTGCCATATGCTGCCTGCCTGTGTTGTGCCGGGACCTGCGGCCTCGGCGTGAGATGGGAGAAACGCTGACGTGGAAACGACGGCTCAGCTTATGGGATCGTGTACCGTGACCAGACGACTGCCGTCCGTGAACACGGCTTCCAGCTGAACGAAGGGAATCATTTCGGGCACGCCTTCCATGACCTCGTCGCGGGTGAGCGCCTTGCGGGCGTCGTTCATCACTTCTTCCACGGTCTTTCCGGCTCTTGCGCCCTCAAGCGCCGTGGCGGTGATGACGGCCACGGCTTCGGGATGATTGAGCTTCAGCCCTTTTTCCCTGCGGCGCTGCGCCACTTCAGCCATGGACAGCACCATGAGTTTCTCGATTTCTCGCGGGGTAAGGTGCATGGGACCTCCTTGTGATAGAGATGGAAAACGACGTCATATCGTTTTCAGATCCAACCTACCGTCGGGCCCGTGAGAGGGATATTGTAATAATCTGTCGCACCATGAGAAAAAGCGGAGACGACTTGAAGAGGCCGGACGAAGCGAGGACGCGCACGCCCTCCCCTGCCGGAAAAACGGCCGTGCCGACCGATTAAACAACAAAAGCCCCGGCGAGACCGGGGCGCATCTGTTTCGACGGAGAGCGTTTAAATGAAAAAGGAACGGCATCGGCCGTTCCCTGACATGGTTCCTGCAGGCCTGCCGCGTTCGGCGCGGAGGCGCTTGCGCCGACGCTGCGGATGTTCGCCGGCCCTGCTCCGGGAACAGGATTCGCTGACGGAGCAGCCGACCGGAAATCTGCGTTCTTCGAAAGTCAGTGCATCGGAAAAACACGTCTTCGGTCGAGCGCCCGGGACAGCTTCCTCGGAGAGGACTCGGAGGAATGCTCCGTTCCCGCAGCCCCGCCGGAAACTCCGCCGTCGGCAACGCCCGTTGTCGGCGAGCCGCGCAAAGCGTTCCTTCCCTGCGCTCCATCGGAACAACGTCATGCAACCCGTGTTCAACCAGGAAAAAACGACGCGGAGGCTACCGGAGCCGCAGCCCCGCGCGCCCCCGCGCCGTCTTCAAAGCATCTTTCAGACGCCGTCACTTCTTCGAGGAACTTCTGCTCGAAGAGCTCGACTTCGTCGTCGTTTTGGAACTCGTCTTCTTTGCCGCGACCTTCTTGGAGGAACTTGTCTTCTTGACCGCCGTCTTCCGGCTCGACGTCTTTTTCGACGACTTCACCGACTTCTTGGAAGAGCTTTTCTTGGTCGAGGTCACCTTTTTGGAACTTCTGGACGAGGCCTTCTTCAGCTTGGACTTGGAATGGCCGGATTTGGCCAGCGCCTTTCTGGCGGCGGCGGCATCGGCCTCCGTGCCCTTGACGACCACCTGCTTGGGCGTGGGCAGATACGTCATGGGATTCATCTGCCTGTTGTCGTGAATGAGTTCAAAGTGCAGGTGCGGCCCGGTGGAACGCCCGGTGGAGCCCACGCGGCCTATCATGAGGCCGGGCTCCACTCTGTCTCCCTTGCGGACGAGCATCTGACTCATGTGCGCGTAGCGCGCGACGATGCCGTCGTCCTGCTGAATTTCCACCATGTAGCCGTAGCTGCTGTGATATTCGGCGCAGCGCACCATGCCGCTGCGGAACGCCATGATGGGCGAGCCCAGAGGCGCGCGGATGTCGATGCCCTTGTGCGAGCGGCGGGAAGAGCGGCGCACTCCGTAGGGAGAGGTAATGCACACCGTTTCTCCGGCGGAACAGAGCGCTTCTCTGGTGTTTCTTTCGGCCAGCCGACGGGCCTCGGCGCTTCCCGGCGCGGGACCGCGGCTCACGGGGCCGGATACGTTTCCGCCCCTTTCAAGCTGAAGCATGCCTCCGGGAAGCTGAAGCGACGACAAATCGGAGCTCAGCTCCAGGGAATCGCCGTACATGGCGCGATGTTCCGCCAGCTCCGAAACGCTGAGCGAATCACTTTCCACCAGCGTTCCCGGCGAGGTGGCGGCCAGAAAAAGTTCATGATCTATGGCAAGCTGAGAATCGAGATCCCCGGCGCCTGCGTCATTCTGCGCGGCCTGAGGGGCCGGCAGCGTCGTGTTCTGTCTGGGCGCGCAGGCCGTCTGCGAAAAGCCGACAAAGGCCAGAAGCGCGCAGCATGAGACAAGGGAAGCAACCGTTCGGGCTGACGACATGCCTTCTCCTTGGAAGATCCGGAAAGAGAGTCTCTGTTTTTTTATCATACCTCAGAGTATTGCGGGGCGCAACCGGCTCAATATTCGCGCACGTCGAGAATGACGGCCTCATTGCGCAGCGGATTCACCTTGCCAAGGCGCACATGAAGCTGCTGACCGGGAAACACCTTCTCGCCGAACAGCGAACGCTTGCCGCGCAGACCGAGCTGAATTTCCGGCAGGCTCACGCTGACCCACATGTCGTTTTCCTCGGCGACTTCCGCCTTCCAGCAGCATTCGTCGCCGTGCAGGCGGGCCTGCTGCTGAATGTAGAGATACTTCCAGTAGCGCGGACGGAAGCGCTGCACCTGTCCCGCCGCCTCAAGCCGGATGGAAAGATGCATGAGCATGTCGGAAAGCTCCTCGCGGGACCAGCGCGCCTCGCCGCGGGTCACCACGCTCAGAAGCTGCGCTTCGTTCACGAGATCGGTGAAGCGGCGCAGAGGCGACGTCACGGGACTGTAGGCCGAAAGCCCCATGCCCGCGTGCGGACGCGGCGAAACATCGAGAGAGGCCGCCACCAGAATGCGCACCACGCGGGCGATGTCGGGAGCGCTCTTCCACACTCCGGCGTATTCTCTGGGCACGGCCACGTCCTGCGTGCGGAAAAGAAGCGGCACGTCGTTCTTCACGGCCCACTCGGCAAGCGCGGCGTTGGCCACCACCATGAGTTCCGCCACCAGAAGCTGCGCCCTCGGCGCGGCGGGCGTCTGCTTGAGCTTCACCTGCACGTCGGCGCCCTCGCCCTCCAGCGTGAAGTCGATTTCCGGGCGCTCGATGATGACCGCTCCGTGGTCCACGCGGTACGCCAGTCTCACGTCGCTCATGGCCGAGGCGAGACGAAGCTGCTCCGCAAAGGGCGCGGCGGCGTTGTCTTCGCCGTCAAGCACGGCCTCGCAGTCGGGATAATTGAGATTTTTTGCAATTTTTATCGTGGAGAAGCGAAACGAACCTTCGCCGAGCGCGCCGCCCGGCGACACGTGAGCGCCCACCACGAGCGCGGGACGCGCCTCCCCTTCAAACAGGCTGAACGCGCCCTCGCCGAGAGCTTCGGGCATCATGTGGCAGTTGCCTTCCGGCAGATAAATGCTTGTCGCACGATGAAAGACGGCCTTGCCGAGCGGGCTGTCGAAATCCCAGAACCAGGCGGGACAGGCCAGCGCCACTTCCACGTCCCAGCCGCCGTCCTCTGCCGCAAAGATGCGGAAGGCGTCGTCGATGTCGCGGGTGGTGGCGCTGTCGATGCTTATGAAGACCGAATCTTCGGCCGGGGGCATGTCGTCGCCCCTGGTCACGGCGTCGATGAGCGCCTGCGTCTCTCCGGCAAAGGGCTCTTCCCAGGCCGTGCCCGCCGCATAGTCCGCGCGGTCGAGCCAGAAGTTGTAGTGTTCCGGCACAAGGCCCCAGGTCATGGCCAGCAGCAGCGCCAGGTGCGGATCGTCGGGCAGGCCCTTGGACACCTGCTTCCACAGCGCTTCGTCCTCCACGGTTTCGGGATCGATCATGCGGGCGCGGAGCATGCGCTCCAGACGGTGGCGCACAGCCTCGTCCGGCGCGGTGGAAAGATCGGGCGCGGGATGACGGCCGATGCGAGCCTCCCACAGACGGCGGAACCAGTCCGCGCCGCCGCACACCATGGCTTCGCGCACGCGCGCGGCCTCTTCGGCCTGACGGCGGGATTCCACCGTGGCCGCATCGTAAATTTCAAATTCCGGCGGCTGGAAGCGAAAATGCGTCTTGCACTGCAGAAGCGCCCGTCCGCAGGCCGCCACGGCGTCGGCGTCGGGATTCGTGTAGCCGAGCTCCGCAAACCATTCGGCAGGCGCCTTGTCCATTTCGCCCTGCGCCATTTCCCACAGTTCCACGGGCGCGACTTCGGAAGCGAGACGCTCCCGGCGCTCCCTGTGCCTGTTCAGAATGTCCACCACGTCGTCCTTGCTCTGCTGGGAAGGATACGACGGGCCGGCCCAGGGCAGAATGCGCGACGGAGAAAGCGTGGTCTCACGCCTGTTGGGCAGGAAAAGACGGAGTTTGCCCTTCTGTTCCTCCATCACCCACGCTATCTGGGGTTCGTTTCCCTGCATGAATTCCACAATACAGCCCGCAGAGGGATTCTGCACAATATGCGATGCCATGTCTCCAGTCCTGAAAGGCAAAAATGGTCAGACCGCCCCGGCGGACAAATCTTGCGCGCTGCGCGCGTCCTGCACGGAGAAAGTCGAAAACGGAGGTCTTCCCGCTCTCGACGGGGCTCCGAAAAATTCCTGCTGCGGCCCGCCACGGATGAAAACAGAGGTCACGCTTCCCCGGTCGCAGAAGGGCGCGTGAAGAGAGGCATCCATGACAATGCCGGGAAAGCTCGCGCCTCCCCGGCATTATGATTCATCAGTGCTTGAAGGAGCGCTGGCCGGTGAACACCATGGCCACCTGCGGTTCGTGCTCGTTGCAGGCCTGCACCACTTCCCAGTCGCGTATGGAGCCGCCGGGCTGGGCAATGGCCGTCACGCCCTGCGCCATGACGACGTCCACGCCGTCACGGAAGGGGAAGAAACCGTCGGACACCACCACGGAACCGATGAGGCCGCCCTTGCTTTCCCGGGTCTCGCGGTTGATCTCTTCAAGCGTGGCCGCGGCTTCGGCGTCGGAAAGGGCCTTCTGCTGAAGCTCGTACAGGGAAAGACCGGTGCGCTTGAAGGAAAGCACGTCGGCATGCTTGGTGTAGGCCTTGTGAATGGCGAGTTCCGCACAGCCCACGCGATCCTGTTCGCCGGTGCCGATGGCCACCGTGGCGCCGTTGCGCGCAAAGATCACGGAGTTGGAGGTCACGCCCGATTCCACGGCCCAGGCAAAGAGCAGGTCTTCTGCTTCCTGTTCCGTGGGCTTGCGGGCCGTGAACACGGTGCCGTCCTTCTTCGTGCCGGTGGCGGGCATGAAGTCGTCCACGCTGCTGATGCGGTTGACGAAGGACTTCTGCATCACGATGCCGCCGTCGGTGAGGCTCTTGAAGTCGAGCATGGGAATGCCGCGCAGCTCGTCGAGATGCGCAAGGCCGGGCAGCTCGAAGATGCGCAGATTCTTGCGGCCCTTGAGCACGTCCACCACGCCTTCTTCAAAGGCGGGCGCGGCCACCACTTCAAAATACTGGGAGGCGATGAGTTCGGCGCACTTCATGTCGAGCGGACGGTTCACCACCACCGCGCCGCCGAAAGCGGCAATGCGGTCGCACCAGAAGGCGTTGTTCAGCGCGTCGAAGAGGGTGTCGGCCCAGGCCGCGCCGCAGGGATTGTTGTGCTTCAAAATGGCGGCTGCGGGCTTCTTCGTGAGATACTGAAGAATGTTGCAGGCGTTGTCCACGTCGGTGAGATTGGTCTTGCCCGGATGCTTGCCGGACTGCACCATCTGCTCTTCGGTGAGCGCGGAAACAATGCCCTGATGGGGAGCGCGCCACTTGAGATCGGCCACTTTGTTTTCGCCTTCCACGAATTCATAGAGCGCAGCGGGCTGATCGGGGTTTTCGCCATAACGCAGTCCGCGCACTTCGCCGCCCATTTCCCAGGTGCGCTTGCGATAGGTGAGCACGCTGTCTCCCAGCGTGATGGTCATGGTGTCGGGGAACCCGTCCGCCACAATGGTGCGGTACATATCTTTCAGATCGCTCATGTCAACTCCGCCTCGGCGATAAAGATGTTGGAAGAACGCGCCTTGCGGTTCTCATCCGCGCAGCGCGGAAACGCGCCTTGCGGCGTCGTTCCTTGGGGAGTTTACGTTTTTATCATAAAAATCGAGTGCGGGCAAATTGCCCCTCCGGCAGGGGGGCGGCGCGCGGGCCGTCAGAATTCATTTGCCCGCGCCGCGCTTGCAGGGTATAAGCAAGACCAGTTCAACCGCGAGGACAACAATGGAAAAAATGCTGCTCAAAATGGCCCGCCAGCTCAACGCCATGGATGAGGCTTCCCTCATGGCGCTGTGGAACAAGTACATGCAGCGCGTTCAGGACTTCGACGCTTCCCGCGAATGGGAAGAAGCCGTCATCGTGCTTTCCCTCATTCAGGCCGTGCGCGGCAAGAATCAGCTGTTCAACGTGAAATGGGAAGAGCGGGAGGCTCTCAAGAAGGCCGAAGTCGAGAAGCCCCGCATCGAGGACATGCGCCCCTGGCGGCGCAGGACTCCCAAGAAAAAGCCGGAGGAAAAGCCCGTGCAGAAGGCCACGGTGCATCAGTTCCATCCGCTTTCCTGATCTTTCGGCAGCCTGGCGGCCGAGCCTGCGCCCGCGTCCGCCGTCGCTTTTCCCGCCCTGCGCCCGAAATCGCAGCTCTCTGACCTGCGTGGCCGGCGCTGCGCCGCACATTCTGCGCCAGGCCCTGAGTCCTGCCTCTGAGCCTGGCCGCCGGTCTCTTTTGCCGAGCGCCGCTCAGCGCTTCTGACACCTTGGGCACCACACGGACATTCTTCCCGCCACGCGCCCCGACGCCAGAGCCCGTCCGCAGGAAACGCACTTCTCCCCCGCTCTGCCGTACACGCGAAAACGGTTCTGAAACGCGCCCACGTCGCCGCGGGCCGTGCGGTAGTCCCGAATGGAGCTGCCGCAGTCGCGGATGGATTCGAGCAGCACCTCCACAAGCGCCCGGTGCAGACGCGCCAGCCGTTCCGGCGAAAGCGACTTTCCCGGCGCGTCCGGCCGAATGCCTGCGCGAAAGAGACTCTCGTCGGCATAGATGTTGCCCACGCCCGCCACCACGGACTGATCGAGCAGGAGCGCCTTCACCGCCCGCCCGGAAGAAAAGCGTTCGGCAAAGGCTTCGTCCGACATTTCCAGAGGCTCCGGCCCGAGCTCCCGCCAGAAGGACCAGCGTTCCATCTCGCGGGGCGAGAGCGCCCGCACCTGACCGAACTTGCGCGTGTCGTCAAAAAAGAGAAGCCTGCCGTCGTCCAGCGTGAATATCACCCTTGTGTGCTTTTCCGGCGGCGTTCCGGCAGGATAGACGAAGAGCCTGCCCGTCATGCGCAGATGAAAGGCCAGCGCCGTTATGTCGCCCGGCTCCCTTCCGTCCAGCGAAGGACGGCCGCGCTCCGCTCCGCGGGCCGTGTAGCAGAGCGGCCAGCACGACGCGCTCTCCGGCGCGGGAATCTCCGTCTCCGGGCACGAGGCAGGCAGCACGTCCGCCTCGCGGGAAAGATAAAGCAGCAACAGCTTGCCGCGCCTTCCCGTTCCCGTCGCCACAAATCGCCCGGCCGCCACGCGCTCCGCGTCCGCCTCTCCCTGCCACGTTCCGGCGTTCAGCACGTCCACGGCCGCAATGCGCCGTCCGCACACCTGCGGCGCAAGCGTGCGCGCCACGGTTTCCACTTCGGGCAGTTCCGGCATGTTCCTCTCCTGACCATGATTCATCCGCGCTCCGCCCGGCAGGCCCCGACGCCGAACAGACGATGTGAGTCGCGAACCCAGCGCGACATGCGCAAACGCCCGCGTCCGCCGAAGCTCCGACCATGTTGCCGGAACCTGCCGCAGAGCGAAAAAAGAAGGGAAGGAGCATCCCCCTTCCCTTCCGTCAACACAAACTAACCGGCGATCTTCTGCTTCAGAATCCTGAAGGCTTCGTCGATGCCTTCAGGATTGCTGCCGCCCGCCTGCGCCTGGTCGGGACGGCCGCCGCCGGAACCGCCGATGGCCGCGGCCACGTCGCGGATGAGCGCGGGCGCGGTGAAGCGGTCGTGCAGGTCCTTGGACACGTAGAGAATCATCTGCGCCTTGCCGTTGTCTTCCGACACGAGGCAGGCCACGCCGGAAGGCATCTTGGAGCGCACGTCGTCCATCATTTCGCGCAGCGCCTTCACGTTCACGGCACCGGCCTTCACGGCCAGCACCTTCACGCCGGCAAGCTCTTCCACGGCGGACATCACGTCGCCGCGGCTCGCGGCCTGCGCCTTGTCGAGTTCCTTGCGCAGGGTCTTGATTTCCTTCTGCATGGCTTCCACGCGGGAGGCGAGATCGGAAGAGCGCACCTTGAGCAGCGCGCCGAGGGCGTTGAGTTCGCTGCGGCGCTCGTTCATGATGTTGTAGGCGTTCCAGCCGGTGGCCGCTTCGATGCGACGCACGCCGGCGGCCACGCCGCCTTCGGAAAGAATGACGAAGCAGCCCGCCTGACCGGTGCGGGAAAGATGCGTGCCGCCGCAAAGTTCCATGGAGCAGGGCTCGGCGCCTTCGGCTCCCATGCTGACCACGCGCACCTTGTCGCCGTACTTTTCATTGAACAGCGCCATGGCGCCGGACTTCACGGCTTCGTCGTGATCCATCTCGCGGGTGGTCACGGGGTAGTCGGCCATGATCATGGCGTTCACTTCGCGTTCCACGGCGGCGATTTCCTCGTCGGTCATGGCGGCGATGTGCGTGAAGTCGAAACGCAGATGGTCGGGGCCCACGGAAGAGCCCGCCTGATGCACATGGCTGCCCAGCACCTTGCGCAGGGCCGCCTGAAGCAGATGCGTGCAGGAATGGTTGCGCGCCGCGGCGATGCGGTCGCCTTCGGTCACTTCCATATCCACTTCCTGCTCGGAGCGAATGACGCCTTCGGTCACTTCAATCTGTTCCACGGTCAGGGTGGGCATGGGCTTGAGCGTATCGGTCACGCGGGCCTTGCCCTCTTCCGTGGTCAGGGCGCCGGTGTCGCCGCTCTGGCCGCCGGACGCGCCGTAGAACGGCGTATGACCGGTCACCACGTAGCCCTTGGCGCCGGTTTCCAGCTTTTCCACGGGCAGGGCGTCTTCGTCGAGAAGCGCCACGATGCGGCTCTTCGTCTTCAGCGTGTCGTAGCCCACGAATTCCGACTGCATGCCTTCCTCAAGCAGACCGCGGAAACGGGCCGCCAGGTCCTTTTCGCCGGAACCCTTCCACGCCGCGCGGGCGCGGGCGCGCTGTTCCTGCATCTTTTCGGCAAAGCCTTCCTCGTCCACGGTGAAGCCGCGCTTGTAGGCCACGTCGGACACAATGTCGAGCGGGAAACCGTAGGTGTCGTTCAGGCGGAAGGCCACGTCGCCGGGAATCACGGTCTTGCCGGCCGCGGAGAGCGCTTCAAGTTCGCTGTCGAGCAGGGCGAGGCCCTTGTCGAGGGTCACGCGGAAGCGGTTTTCTTCCTCGAACACCACGCGGGAAATGAAGTCGGCGTGCTCGCGAAGTTCGGGATAGTCGTCGCCCATGACTTCCACCACCTTGCCCACGGTCTTGTAGAGGAATGCCTCGTGCAGACCCATGAGCGTGCCGAAGCGCAGCGCGCGGCGGATGAGACGGCGCAGCACGTAGCCGCGGCCTTCGTTGGAAGGCAGAATGCCGTCGGCGATCATGAAGGCGGCGGCGCGGCTGTGGTCGGCGATGACGCGCAGCGCGGTGTCCACGTCGTTGGTGTCGGGCGCGGAGAAGCTGTACTTCACGCCGGCGATGGAAGCCGCGTACTGAATGATGTCCTGGAAGAGGTCGCAGTCGAAGTTGGAGCGCTTGCCCTGGCACACGGCGGCGATGCGTTCGAGGCCCATGCCGGTATCGATGTTGGGATGTTCCAGCGGCACGCGCACGCCGGGTTCCTTCTGATCGTACTGCGTGAACACGAGGTTCCAGATTTCAAGGAAGCGGTCGCAGTCGCACTTGCCGATGCCGCAGTTGGGACCGCAGGACATGTCCTCGCCCTGATCGATGTAGATTTCCGAGCAGGGGCCGCAGGGACCGGTGTCGCCCATGGTCCAGAAGTTGTCCTTCTCGCCCATGCGGGTGATGTGATCGGCGGGCATGCCCGCAATTTCCTGCCACAGGTTGTAGGCTTCGTCGTCGTTTTCGTACACGGTGACGTAGAGCTTTTCGGCGGGCAGATGCAGTTCCTCGGTCACGAACTTCCACGCGAAGGTGATGGCTTCGCGCTTGAAGTAGTAGGCGAAGGAGAAGTTGCCCAGCATCTCGAAGAAGGTGTGATGGCGGGCGGTGCGGCCCACGTTTTCAAGGTCGTTGTGCTTGCCGGAAACGCGCAGGCACTTCTGCGAGGTGGCGGCGCAGCGGTAGGAACGGCGTTCCTGACCGAGATAGAGCTTCTTGAACTGCACCATGCCGGCGTTGGTGAAGAGCAGCGTGGGGTCGTCCTTGGGCACAAGGGACGAAGAAGGCACTATGGCATGTCCGTTCTTTGCAAAAAAGTCCAAAAACTTTCGACGTATTTCCTTGGCAGTGAGCATATGTTCTTCCGATTGAGCCATACCGTGACCTCTCATTCTCATAAAGACGGGGGAAGAGCGCTCTTCCCCCGCAAGTTTTCGTGATGAACGGGCCGGAAAACATTCCCCGGGAAAATTTTCCCCGCCCCGTCTTCCGCGCAGGAGCGGCTTTTCAGGCTCATCGCGCTGAAAGGCTCTGCCGGAAAACAACGCCGGAGCGCCCCGCTTTCGGCGGAGCGTCCGGCGAAACATGGCTAGTAGCTTTCGTCGTAGCTGTCCTCGTCGCCGGGAAGGCCTTCGCTCTCCACGGGCGCGGCTGCGGGAACGCCGTCGGCGTTCATGCCGAGATGCTCCTTGACCTTGGCCTCGATTTCATCGCGCAGGGCGATGTTCTCGTTGAGCATGTCGCGCACGCGTTCGCGGCCCTGGCCAAGCTTTTCGTCGCCGTAGGCGTACCACGCGCCGCTCTTGTCCACAATGCCCGCGTCCACGGCCATGTCGAGAATTTCGCCCGCGCGGGAA includes the following:
- the alaS gene encoding alanine--tRNA ligase; the protein is MLTAKEIRRKFLDFFAKNGHAIVPSSSLVPKDDPTLLFTNAGMVQFKKLYLGQERRSYRCAATSQKCLRVSGKHNDLENVGRTARHHTFFEMLGNFSFAYYFKREAITFAWKFVTEELHLPAEKLYVTVYENDDEAYNLWQEIAGMPADHITRMGEKDNFWTMGDTGPCGPCSEIYIDQGEDMSCGPNCGIGKCDCDRFLEIWNLVFTQYDQKEPGVRVPLEHPNIDTGMGLERIAAVCQGKRSNFDCDLFQDIIQYAASIAGVKYSFSAPDTNDVDTALRVIADHSRAAAFMIADGILPSNEGRGYVLRRLIRRALRFGTLMGLHEAFLYKTVGKVVEVMGDDYPELREHADFISRVVFEEENRFRVTLDKGLALLDSELEALSAAGKTVIPGDVAFRLNDTYGFPLDIVSDVAYKRGFTVDEEGFAEKMQEQRARARAAWKGSGEKDLAARFRGLLEEGMQSEFVGYDTLKTKSRIVALLDEDALPVEKLETGAKGYVVTGHTPFYGASGGQSGDTGALTTEEGKARVTDTLKPMPTLTVEQIEVTEGVIRSEQEVDMEVTEGDRIAAARNHSCTHLLQAALRKVLGSHVHQAGSSVGPDHLRFDFTHIAAMTDEEIAAVEREVNAMIMADYPVTTREMDHDEAVKSGAMALFNEKYGDKVRVVSMGAEGAEPCSMELCGGTHLSRTGQAGCFVILSEGGVAAGVRRIEAATGWNAYNIMNERRSELNALGALLKVRSSDLASRVEAMQKEIKTLRKELDKAQAASRGDVMSAVEELAGVKVLAVKAGAVNVKALREMMDDVRSKMPSGVACLVSEDNGKAQMILYVSKDLHDRFTAPALIRDVAAAIGGSGGGRPDQAQAGGSNPEGIDEAFRILKQKIAG
- a CDS encoding urease subunit gamma, with amino-acid sequence MHLTPREIEKLMVLSMAEVAQRRREKGLKLNHPEAVAVITATALEGARAGKTVEEVMNDARKALTRDEVMEGVPEMIPFVQLEAVFTDGSRLVTVHDPIS
- a CDS encoding M23 family metallopeptidase, whose product is MSSARTVASLVSCCALLAFVGFSQTACAPRQNTTLPAPQAAQNDAGAGDLDSQLAIDHELFLAATSPGTLVESDSLSVSELAEHRAMYGDSLELSSDLSSLQLPGGMLQLERGGNVSGPVSRGPAPGSAEARRLAERNTREALCSAGETVCITSPYGVRRSSRRSHKGIDIRAPLGSPIMAFRSGMVRCAEYHSSYGYMVEIQQDDGIVARYAHMSQMLVRKGDRVEPGLMIGRVGSTGRSTGPHLHFELIHDNRQMNPMTYLPTPKQVVVKGTEADAAAARKALAKSGHSKSKLKKASSRSSKKVTSTKKSSSKKSVKSSKKTSSRKTAVKKTSSSKKVAAKKTSSKTTTKSSSSSRSSSKK
- a CDS encoding ribonuclease catalytic domain-containing protein; this encodes MASHIVQNPSAGCIVEFMQGNEPQIAWVMEEQKGKLRLFLPNRRETTLSPSRILPWAGPSYPSQQSKDDVVDILNRHRERRERLASEVAPVELWEMAQGEMDKAPAEWFAELGYTNPDADAVAACGRALLQCKTHFRFQPPEFEIYDAATVESRRQAEEAARVREAMVCGGADWFRRLWEARIGRHPAPDLSTAPDEAVRHRLERMLRARMIDPETVEDEALWKQVSKGLPDDPHLALLLAMTWGLVPEHYNFWLDRADYAAGTAWEEPFAGETQALIDAVTRGDDMPPAEDSVFISIDSATTRDIDDAFRIFAAEDGGWDVEVALACPAWFWDFDSPLGKAVFHRATSIYLPEGNCHMMPEALGEGAFSLFEGEARPALVVGAHVSPGGALGEGSFRFSTIKIAKNLNYPDCEAVLDGEDNAAAPFAEQLRLASAMSDVRLAYRVDHGAVIIERPEIDFTLEGEGADVQVKLKQTPAAPRAQLLVAELMVVANAALAEWAVKNDVPLLFRTQDVAVPREYAGVWKSAPDIARVVRILVAASLDVSPRPHAGMGLSAYSPVTSPLRRFTDLVNEAQLLSVVTRGEARWSREELSDMLMHLSIRLEAAGQVQRFRPRYWKYLYIQQQARLHGDECCWKAEVAEENDMWVSVSLPEIQLGLRGKRSLFGEKVFPGQQLHVRLGKVNPLRNEAVILDVREY
- a CDS encoding urease subunit beta encodes the protein MADSPKAPVGGCIFAADPITFNESRPSITLKVRNTGDRPIQVGSHFHFFEVNRALEFDRAAAYGMRLNIPSTTAIRFEPGDEKTVSLVPYDGLSSVYGFNNLVDAWTGDAHARAVKIDRAIALGFKSAKL
- the mutM gene encoding bifunctional DNA-formamidopyrimidine glycosylase/DNA-(apurinic or apyrimidinic site) lyase — encoded protein: MPELPEVETVARTLAPQVCGRRIAAVDVLNAGTWQGEADAERVAAGRFVATGTGRRGKLLLLYLSREADVLPASCPETEIPAPESASCWPLCYTARGAERGRPSLDGREPGDITALAFHLRMTGRLFVYPAGTPPEKHTRVIFTLDDGRLLFFDDTRKFGQVRALSPREMERWSFWRELGPEPLEMSDEAFAERFSSGRAVKALLLDQSVVAGVGNIYADESLFRAGIRPDAPGKSLSPERLARLHRALVEVLLESIRDCGSSIRDYRTARGDVGAFQNRFRVYGRAGEKCVSCGRALASGRVAGRMSVWCPRCQKR
- a CDS encoding IMP cyclohydrolase, producing the protein MSDLKDMYRTIVADGFPDTMTITLGDSVLTYRKRTWEMGGEVRGLRYGENPDQPAALYEFVEGENKVADLKWRAPHQGIVSALTEEQMVQSGKHPGKTNLTDVDNACNILQYLTKKPAAAILKHNNPCGAAWADTLFDALNNAFWCDRIAAFGGAVVVNRPLDMKCAELIASQYFEVVAAPAFEEGVVDVLKGRKNLRIFELPGLAHLDELRGIPMLDFKSLTDGGIVMQKSFVNRISSVDDFMPATGTKKDGTVFTARKPTEQEAEDLLFAWAVESGVTSNSVIFARNGATVAIGTGEQDRVGCAELAIHKAYTKHADVLSFKRTGLSLYELQQKALSDAEAAATLEEINRETRESKGGLIGSVVVSDGFFPFRDGVDVVMAQGVTAIAQPGGSIRDWEVVQACNEHEPQVAMVFTGQRSFKH